A genomic window from Arthrobacter globiformis includes:
- a CDS encoding Lrp/AsnC family transcriptional regulator, with protein sequence MQALDGTDTRLLSALAQDPRRTVVALAQKLGLSRNTVQARMAQLEKKHAFLSFERRINPVSLGYPLMAFISVHVQQQKLGSLAEELAAVPEILEGYGLTGSADLLLRVVALDAEDLFRINGKILACDGVERTDTALAMGELIPFRIQPLLERNSAEA encoded by the coding sequence ATGCAAGCTTTGGATGGCACAGACACCCGGCTGCTCTCCGCCCTGGCACAGGACCCGCGCCGCACTGTGGTGGCCCTCGCCCAGAAGCTCGGCCTCTCCCGCAACACCGTCCAGGCGCGGATGGCCCAGCTCGAGAAGAAGCACGCCTTCCTGTCGTTCGAGCGGCGGATCAATCCGGTGTCCCTGGGCTATCCGCTGATGGCTTTCATCTCGGTGCATGTCCAGCAGCAAAAGCTCGGCTCCCTTGCCGAGGAACTGGCAGCCGTGCCGGAAATCCTTGAGGGCTATGGCCTGACCGGCTCGGCCGACCTGCTGCTGCGCGTGGTGGCGCTGGACGCCGAAGACCTCTTCCGGATCAACGGGAAGATTCTGGCCTGCGACGGCGTCGAGAGGACCGATACCGCCCTGGCCATGGGTGAACTGATACCTTTCCGGATCCAGCCATTGCTTGAGCGCAACTCAGCGGAAGCCTGA